One genomic segment of Amycolatopsis granulosa includes these proteins:
- a CDS encoding DUF6295 family protein, with amino-acid sequence MCTYLTEQIEVDGSGKSAHGWIPLTHASVYVDHPTHAPYTHTVNIDFLNPAEGPSARVPVELTEEAALALAEAIHRAIATAPEGLASANQPR; translated from the coding sequence ATGTGCACCTATCTGACCGAGCAGATCGAGGTCGACGGCAGCGGTAAGTCCGCACACGGGTGGATCCCGCTGACGCACGCCTCGGTCTACGTGGACCACCCGACGCACGCGCCGTACACGCACACGGTGAACATCGACTTCCTGAACCCGGCGGAGGGACCGTCGGCCCGGGTGCCGGTGGAGCTGACCGAGGAGGCCGCGCTGGCACTGGCGGAGGCGATCCACCGGGCGATCGCCACCGCACCGGAGGGGCTGGCCTCGGCGAACCAGCCGAGGTGA